A window from Drosophila nasuta strain 15112-1781.00 chromosome 3, ASM2355853v1, whole genome shotgun sequence encodes these proteins:
- the LOC132793162 gene encoding ras-GEF domain-containing family member 1B, with protein sequence MSSSTSNGGINSATNGRSGSTGSANINLNLKAKTGTGTGTGSGVAATGVGHKTLPDLKTQRSNSSAGAGLGIGVVAKTLATHRRDSSHVEKSQLQLLEKPLSYGPPQQSSRGATALSKEPKEGHLVYCEGKLQAGTLQSLIQHMVPTHEYYPEHGYLFAFLLSARLFIRPHELLAQISATWEQQQQQGAGNDVVDEAVVQPQLNSASPLTQRKGHELELEPKPQQRTWTQRSAQHCIRLLSEWIEIFPYDFRDERLMQQVRILARKCVFIDNSLGKQVSRILQLLVSRLTALEQYEEFLQTLNNEASTDSQQNNHQQQQQQQQQQQHQQQQHHHHHHLHLHNPFQTFLGSSHSSSSSASGHASNGISSSGNSSSGGSTGNSTSGSNSASSTPQPDEVFGIMDICGSCEHLAHQLTAIELERLSHIGPEEFVQAFAKDYQHAKGASSDALATAGTTSGGGGGASVNSSLNDMKKTRNLESYVQWFNRLSYLTASEIVKYPKKKQRVRIIEYWIETARECFNIGNFNSLMAIIAGLNLAPIGRLKKTWSKVQSAKFSVLEHQMDPTSNFNSYRSTLKAAMWRSEGATEERERIIIPFFSLFVKDLYFLNEGCSNRLPNNHINFEKCSQLAKQVMEFNEWKKVCCPFDKLPNVIAYLQHNAVLNENTLSMASFECEPPENTEEKDRYKTVKAETKQQLLQQLQEQQQQQQQQQQQQQQHHQQ encoded by the exons ATGTCGTCGTCGACGAGCAACGGCGGCATCAATAGTGCCACAAATGGCCGCAGTGGCAGCACTGGCAGCGCCAATATCAACCTCAATCTCAAGGCCAAAACGGGAACAGGAACGGGAACAGGCAGCGGAGTAGCAGCAACCGGAGTGGGACACAAGACGCTGCCGGACCTGAAGACGCAGCGCAGCAATAGCAGCGCTGGCGCCGGTTTAGGGATCGGCGTGGTGGCCAAAACACTGGCCACCCATCGACGCGACAGTTCGCATGTGGAGAAgtcgcagctgcagctgctggagAAACCTCTGAGCTATGGTCCGCCACAGCAGTCGAGCCGAGGGGCGACCGCTCTCTCCAAGGAGCCCAAGGAGGGGCATCTGGTGTACTGCGAGGGGAAACTGCAGGCGGGCACGCTGCAGTCGCTCATCCAGCACATGGTGCCGACGCACGAATATTATCCCGAGCATGGTTATCTCTTTGCGTTCCTGCTGAGCGCACGTCTCTTTATACGGCCGCATGAGCTGCTCGCCCAGATCTCCGCCACCtgggagcagcagcagcagcaaggtgCTGGCAACGATGTTGTGGACGAGGCAGTTGTGCAGCCGCAGCTGAATTCGGCATCGCCATTGACGCAGCGCAAGGGACACGAATTGGAGCTGGAGCCGAAGCCACAGCAACGCACGTGGACGCAACGCTCGGCGCAGCATTGCATCCGCTTGCTGTCTGAGTGGATCGAGATCTTTCCCTATGACTTTCGGGATGAGCGACTGATGCAACAGGTGCGCATCCTGGCCAGAAAGTGTGTGTTCATCGACAACTCGCTAGGCAAGCAAGTGTCGCGAATCCTTCAATTGTTGGTCTCTCGCTTGACCGCCTTGGAGCAGTATGAGGAATTCCTGCAAACTCTGAACAACGAAGCCAGCACAGATTCCCAGCAGAATaatcatcagcaacagcagcagcaacaacaacaacagcagcatcaacaacagcaacatcatcatcatcatcatttgcatttgcataatcCGTTTCAAACATTTCTGGGCAGCTCGCATTCATCGTCCAGCTCAGCGAGTGGTCATGCCTCGAATGGCATCTCATCGAGTGGCAACTCCTCGAGCGGTGGCAGCACCGGCAACTCGACAAGTGGCAGCAACTCGGCATCGAGCACTCCGCAACCGGACGAGGTATTTGGCATCATGGACATTTGTGGCAGCTGCGAGCATTTGGCGCATCAATTGACTGCGATTGAATTGGAGCGTCTGTCGCATATTGGACCCGAGGAGTTTGTCCAGGCATTTGCCAAGGATTATCAGCATGCCAAGGGCGCTTCAAGCGATGCACTGGCGACAGCGGGAACAACATCgggaggaggcggaggagcATCAGTCAACAGCTCGCTGAACGATATGAAAAAGACACGCAATCTGGAGTCGTATGTGCAATGGTTCAATCGTCTCAGCTACTTGACGGCCAGCGAAATTGTCAAG TATCCCAAGAAGAAGCAACGTGTGCGAATTATTGAATATTGGATTGAAACGGCACGCGAATGTTTTAATATTGGTAATTTCAACAGTCTGATGGCCATAATAGCTGGTCTAAACCTGGCGCCCATTGGCAGACTCAAGAAGACG TGGTCTAAAGTgcaatcggcaaaattttcgGTGCTGGAACATCAAATGGATCCAACATCGAATTTTAATAGCTATCGCTCGACGCTTAAAGCTGCCATGTGGCGCTCCGAGGGCGCCACAGAGGAACGCGAACGCATAATCATTccattttttagtttatttgttAAGGACTTGTATTTTCTGAACGAAGGCTGCTCGAATCG TTTGCCAAACAATCATATCAACTTTGAGAAATGCTCACAACTCGCCAAACAAGTGATGGAGTTCAATGAATGGAAGAAGGTCTGCTGTCCATTTGATAAATTGCCGAATGTCATTGCCTACCTGCAGCACAATGCGGTGCTTAATGAGAACACACTTTCGATGGCATCCTTTGAGTGCGAGCCGCCCGAGAACACCGAGGAGAAGGATCGCTATAAAACTGTGAAAGCCGAAACGAAGCAACAATTGCTCCAGCAATtacaggagcagcagcaacaacaacaacaacaacagcagcagcagcaacaacatcatcagcaataG
- the LOC132790833 gene encoding uncharacterized protein LOC132790833 yields MANGNGNNINTDDAAAAAAAATTATAISTTTATTVQLQQQLTGDGIGACGDAKQTTAAAGTRVNDLVADLWLNGSNSSSNRGDYTNIRATTATAAATTAASNSTAASSTFSFKHFLNSSGTVTAPSSTVTSLDATTATCGSSVASTTTALQTSTGARPKVPQSASVSHMQPDLNGSCNSSSAASKMKRSPRFSSFDSQASLAEYAACGSNSRLRPDLRLEVERSGVVLHHNDDADDDDDHVGLAQVRNSRLYDERVDDDIFPSAASNLHSGNSRYVPRSYSSYDMPPPQSTSSSSSPRRRPALRPNRLVLATAPKMKLDLPLDTSNVAAAASSALPDFVQDHLPDAWCQAAEPHLSASPPNSPLGAAEAPSCSGAIAAAAGAAVNPLQLPSAGLSCSAVLPAGNEAGGGSTGKMLPDFLSDGPILHSSQRLADVAIGLPSNSIDSPPQESDGGSSLQLSSLRQENERLQRELQETRVELSSQTRRAHDCEQQLLALTDARRRDTLAAAAHTQTTQRLRRQVAQLEAELFALRDGAGSEQLLGGGAAAGAGAAPVMTPGSSHSHSSSGGSNTSRPSRTHQLSRDLLRAADNAEQNLRQLLAGVDNLRQMAANLDHPSTTTPRSPHSDPYTDFN; encoded by the exons ATGGCCAATGGCAATGGGAACAACATCAATACGGACGAtgctgcggcagctgctgctgctgcaacaacggcaacagcgatatcaacaacgacagcaacaacagtacaACTTCAGCAACAACTGACAGGCGACGGCATTGGAGCCTGCGGCGATGCCAagcaaacaacagcagcagcaggcaccCGAGTCAATGATCTGGTTGCGGATTTGTGGCTAAAtggaagcaacagcagcagcaatcggGGGGATTACACAAACATTAGAgccacaactgcaacagcagcagcaacaacagctgccagcaacagcacagCGGCGTCTTCAACCTTCTCATTTAAGCATTTCCTTAACAGCAGCGGCACAGTCACCGCACCCAGCAGCACAGTCACCTCACTGGATGCTACCACAGCAACATGCGGATCGAGTGTCGCCAGCACAACGACTGCGCTGCAAACATCAACGGGCGCCAGACCGAAGGTGCCACAATCGGCGTCTGTGAGTCACATGCAACCGGATTTGAatggcagctgcaacagcagcagcgccgcCTCCAAAATGAAACGTTCGCCACGCTTCAGTTCTTTCGACTCGCAGGCGAGTCTGGCGGAGTATGCGGCATGTGGTAGCAACAGCAGACTGCGTCCCGATCTGCGATTGGAGGTGGAACGCAGCGGCGTTGTGTTGCACCACAACGATGAcgccgatgatgatgatgatcatgtGGGCTTGGCACAGGTGCGCAACAGTCGCCTCTACGACGAGCGTGTGGACGATG ATATCTTTCCATCGGCTGCCTCCAATCTGCATTCGGGCAACTCGCGCTACGTACCCCGCTCCTACTCCAGCTACGATATGCCGCCGCCACAGTCAACGTCGTCCTCTTCGTCGCCACGTCGTCGTCCTGCCTTGCGTCCCAATCGCTTAGTGCTCGCTACGGCACCCAAAATGAAGCTCGATTTGCCGCTGGACACGTCAAACGTGGCGGCTGCAGCGTCCTCGGCGCTACCCGATTTTGTGCAGGATCATTTGCCGGATGCGTGGTGTCAGGCTGCTGAGCCGCATCTCAGCGCATCGCCACCCAACTCACCCCTAGGCGCTGCTGAGGCGCCCAGCTGCAGCGGCgccatcgctgctgctgctggggctGCTGTCAATCCTCTACAGCTACCCAGCGCAGGTTTGTCTTGCTCAGCTGTTTTGCCCGCTGGCAATGAAGCTGGCGGCGGTTCAACGGGCAAAATGCTGCCTGACTTTCTATCCGATGGCCCCATTTTGCACTCATCACAGCGACTGGCAGATGTGGCCATCGGGCTGCCCTCCAATTCCATAGATTCACCGCCACAGGAGTCAGATGGCGGCAGCAGTCTACAGCTGTCGTCGCTGCGGCAGGAGAACGAGCGACTGCAGCGTGAGCTGCAAGAGACGCGCGTTGAGCTGAGCAGCCAAACTAGGCGAGCACACGACtgtgagcagcagctgctcgcCTTGACGGATGCCCGGCGTCGGGACAcattggcagcggcagcgcacacacaaacCACACAACGCTTGAGACGACAAGTGGCCCAACTTGAG GCGGAATTGTTTGCTCTGCGAGATGGCGCCGGAAGTGAACAGCTGCTGGGTGGAGGAGCAGCAGCGGGAGCCGGTGCAGCACCAGTGATGACGCCGGGCAGcagtcacagccacagcagcagcggtggcagcaacacaTCGCGTCCGTCCAGAACGCATCAATTGTCGAGGGATTTGCTGCGAGCCGCTGACAATGCCGAGCAGAACTTGAG GCAATTGTTGGCGGGCGTGGATAATCTGCGACAAATGGCCGCCAATCTGGATCATCCGTCGACAACGACGCCTCGAAGTCCCCATAGCGATCCGTACACCGATTTTAATTGA
- the LOC132790169 gene encoding angiopoietin-4-like, whose product MRRIIINVVLILILQGIITSATVTGNETYQLSEQIKQYCGTYTINFVQPMLDYFQNMKEKLQQSEAKDAIIKDLKEKLAYQEINGALIKQLRDQVELQNGIINNLSANSRVIENYGKCKDELAEKSLKLGLLDTRVQKQNPNLYTDVQSFQIKVDKLNQLKAQNQNSNESELSKNYDKCKIELADKTYKLGQLNSQVQINSNVYNDLQSCRIEVDKLNQLQSKSQNDFNQTNVLTANVELSKNYDTCKIELADKTYKLGQLNSQLQQQNSNVYNDLQSCRIEVNKLDQLQSKNVELAKNAVKCNNELVEKTYKLRQLDVQVQQLNSNAHNDLQLCRTEIEKLNQLQSQIDLRPTNQLAAKTKISEYYDQCREELQHKSNNLEICEVELKTLNSGLTEKNKSLLRYITNFENATKYQKTIELQLEEAQTKLLNTEVDQQFCQDKVQKLEKLTQYEFPASCMPFEQDPGVHKIQVSGLDPFDVLCDSETAGPGWTVIQQRVGGNENFNRDWATYRNGFGSLNSDFFLGLEKIHQLTRSRRHELYVHLVGLNGTIRYAYYDDFKIANEKNDYALSLGEFEGDNLDALRLRESVRFSTFDRDNDLDAGDCAFTFESGWWYTHCYNCNLNAVYGPDLMWRKSFILKEAKMLIRPLAPLYN is encoded by the exons atgagaCGAATTATAATAAACGTAGTTTTAATACTAATATTACAAGGAATAATCACGAGTGCCACAGTTACTGGAAACGAA ACTTATCAATTGAGcgagcaaataaaacaatactgCGGCACTTATACAATCAATTTTGTTCAGCCTATGCTagattattttcaaaatatgaagGAGAAATTACAACAAAGTGAAGCAAAAGACGCAATCATCAAAGACTTAAAGGAAAAGTTAGCTTACCAGGAAATAAATGGGGCTTTAATAAAGCAACTGCGAGATCAGGTCGAACTTCAAAACGGcatcattaataatttatcCGCAAATTCTAGAGTAATTGAGAATTATGGGAAATGCAAGGACGAATTAGCCGAAAAATCCTTAAAGTTGGGACTTTTAGATACTCgagtgcaaaaacaaaatcctAATCTGTATACTGATGTACAATCGTTTCAAATTAAGGTAGACAAACTAAATCAATTGAAGGCACAAAATCAGAACTCTAACGAATCAGAACTTTCTAAAAATTATGATAAATGCAAGATCGAATTAGCTGACAAAACTTACAAGTTGGGGCAATTAAATTCTCAGGtacaaataaattcgaatGTATATAACGATCTACAATCGTGTAGAATTGAGGTAGACAAATTAAATCAGTTGCAGTCTAAGTCTCAGAATGATTTCAATCAAACTAACGTATTAACTGCAAATGTAGAACTTTCTAAAAATTATGACACATGCAAGATCGAATTAGCTGATAAAACTTATAAGCTAGGACAATTAAATTctcagctgcaacaacaaaattctaaTGTGTACAACGATCTACAATCGTGCAGAATTGAGGTAAACAAACTAGATCAGTTGCAGTCTAAAAATGTAGAACTTGCTAAAAATGCTGTTAAATGCAACAACGAATTAGTTGAAAAAACTTATAAGTTGAGACAATTAGATGTTCAAGTGCAACAACTGAATTCAAATGCCCATAACGATCTGCAATTGTGTCGCACTGAGATAGAGAAACTAAATCAATTGCAGTCTCAAATTGATTTAAGACCAACTAATCAAttagcagcaaaaacaaaaatttctgAATATTACGATCAATGTAGAGAAGAATTACAACATAAATCGAATAATTTAGAGATTTGCGAGGTTGAATTAAAGACCCTAAATTCTGGGCTCACTGAAAAGAATAAATCTCTCTTGAGATATATCACGAATTTCGAAAATGCCACTAAATATCagaaaacaattgaattgcaGTTAGAGGAAGCGCAAACTAAATTACTGAATACTGAAGTAGATCAACAGTTTTGTCAAGATAAAGTTcaaaaattagaaaagttAACACAGTATGAGTTTCCCGCTAGTTGCATGCCATTTGAGCAAGATCCTGGGGTTCATAAAATTCAAGTTTCTGGCCTAGATCCTTTCGATGTTCTATGCGATAGTGAGACAGCTGGACCTGGCTGGACGGTAATACAACAGCGAGTGGGTGGAAACGAGAATTTCAATAGAGATTGGGCCACGTACCGAAATGGATTCGGTTCGCTTAATAGCGATTTCTTTTTGGGCTTGGAGAAAATCCATCAACTAACGAGATCGCGTCGTCACGAGCTATATGTGCATTTGGTTGGCTTAAATGGCACCATCAGATACGCTTATTACGATGACTTCAAAATTGCTAATGAGAAAAATGACTACGCTTTAAGTTTGGGCGAATTCGAAGGAGATAATCTAGATGCGCTGAGACTTCGTGAAAGTGTTCGATTCTCCACTTTCGATCGCGACAACGATCTGGATGCTGGCGATTGTGCGTTCACATTTGAAAGTGGCTGGTGGTACACACATTGCTACAATtg TAACTTAAATGCGGTTTATGGACCGGATCTTATGTGGAGGAAATCCTTTATACTTAAAGAGGCCAAGATGTTGATACGCCCCTTGGCACCGTTGTATAATTGA